In Thermococcus thioreducens, a genomic segment contains:
- a CDS encoding PCNA-inhibitor yields MDRKLDEFLRPASRRAAAGDERAGPRKKKKRLKSTSLDSFLPDEHLDYFKRLRIGSKKIRNARIEEL; encoded by the coding sequence ATGGACAGGAAGCTCGACGAGTTCCTGAGGCCCGCGTCCCGGCGGGCTGCTGCAGGGGATGAACGGGCAGGGCCGCGTAAAAAGAAGAAACGGCTAAAATCAACCAGCCTTGACTCTTTTCTGCCCGACGAGCACCTGGACTATTTCAAAAGGCTCCGTATCGGTTCAAAAAAGATACGGAACGCCAGAATCGAGGAACTATAG
- a CDS encoding dolichyl-phosphate-mannose--protein mannosyltransferase has protein sequence MDWKRALFIAISAVILLGSFWYLYDFASRSDLRDYIGDEVWYVPASRNVLHRLGVDLHYVNETTNSAGINVIFSNTSVRIKYQYDVEKIALRYNATYEMEYLKFPGVYFEIPVDKVDGFLNALSAEIPADAYYIVPGYRYPDKENIQNYLNTEHPFLGKDIIMLGMLVEDKPINWRLPGIIAFVLIGVLVVLATYRISGSYLAALIALIFTVADPTLEATAVTAMLDIHVALFVALFTTLLVYERKKSSAFAVGLAAAAKLSGVFGYPVLLVKAFKGERKLTGFLLAIAVFPALGFLLPNLIAVKVVGFEKWLDDFLGSFRWHLSNKGGHPAASPVWEWFINRKAFPFHYNPNIFAQTDPFLLLSMVLFILALPWLYRRRGKLLIPYGVFWSTVGFFVLQYLLGGTTQFSFYATVLVPPAAIVMGVALKELLRWEAFTDSLWLYLEWLFEVKDRIRLRLGR, from the coding sequence ATGGACTGGAAAAGGGCCCTCTTCATTGCGATTTCGGCCGTCATACTGCTCGGTTCATTCTGGTATCTCTACGACTTCGCATCCCGTTCTGACCTAAGGGACTACATCGGGGACGAGGTCTGGTACGTCCCTGCCAGCAGGAACGTTCTCCACAGGCTTGGGGTTGATCTTCACTACGTGAACGAAACAACGAACTCGGCTGGAATAAACGTCATCTTCTCAAACACAAGCGTTCGGATAAAATACCAGTACGACGTTGAGAAGATAGCCCTCCGGTACAACGCAACCTACGAGATGGAGTATCTCAAGTTTCCGGGCGTTTACTTCGAGATACCGGTGGATAAAGTGGACGGCTTCCTCAACGCCCTGTCCGCAGAGATACCTGCGGATGCCTACTACATAGTCCCCGGCTACAGGTATCCAGACAAGGAGAACATCCAGAACTACCTCAACACCGAGCACCCCTTCCTGGGGAAGGACATCATAATGCTCGGCATGCTCGTCGAGGACAAGCCCATAAACTGGCGCCTGCCGGGAATAATCGCCTTCGTCCTGATAGGCGTTCTGGTCGTTCTCGCAACGTACAGGATAAGCGGCAGCTACCTCGCGGCGCTCATAGCCCTCATCTTCACCGTCGCGGATCCGACCCTTGAAGCCACCGCCGTGACTGCCATGCTGGACATCCACGTGGCCCTCTTCGTGGCCCTTTTCACGACGTTGCTGGTCTATGAGCGGAAAAAATCTTCGGCCTTTGCTGTCGGCCTTGCCGCTGCCGCCAAGCTCAGCGGGGTGTTCGGTTACCCCGTGCTCCTGGTAAAGGCTTTCAAGGGCGAACGGAAGCTGACGGGCTTTCTGCTCGCCATAGCCGTCTTCCCAGCCCTGGGATTTCTTCTCCCCAATTTGATAGCAGTTAAGGTTGTTGGATTTGAAAAATGGTTGGATGATTTTTTGGGCAGCTTCCGCTGGCACCTCTCGAACAAGGGAGGCCATCCTGCGGCTTCGCCGGTCTGGGAGTGGTTCATAAACAGGAAGGCCTTCCCATTCCACTACAACCCCAACATATTCGCCCAGACGGACCCGTTCCTGCTCCTCAGCATGGTCCTGTTCATACTCGCCCTTCCCTGGCTGTACCGGAGGCGGGGGAAGCTGCTGATTCCCTACGGGGTGTTCTGGAGCACGGTTGGGTTCTTTGTCCTCCAGTACCTCCTCGGGGGGACGACCCAGTTCAGCTTCTACGCGACCGTCCTCGTCCCGCCGGCAGCCATAGTCATGGGAGTTGCGCTGAAGGAGCTCCTGCGCTGGGAGGCATTCACGGACTCCCTCTGGCTGTACCTCGAATGGCTGTTTGAGGTAAAGGACAGAATAAGGTTGAGGCTGGGGAGGTGA
- a CDS encoding class I SAM-dependent methyltransferase — MAEYFDRIAGRYDDWYRTKTGMYIDRIEKWLVFSMLQSKSGKALDLGCGTGNYTLELKKRGFDVIGLDASEGMLGVARSKGLNCIKGDAYSLPFPDESFDLVLSVTMFEFIYEPEIVVAEISRVLKPGGEVIIGTMNGRSAWFLFKRLKSLFVETAYRYARFYTPGGLEDLLRDAGFTDVRSGGVIFFPSFWPFHGLAESLDRKLHHRCKDIAAFIAVRGVKP, encoded by the coding sequence ATGGCGGAGTACTTCGACAGAATAGCCGGCAGATACGATGACTGGTACAGAACAAAAACCGGAATGTATATTGACAGGATTGAGAAGTGGCTCGTCTTTTCCATGCTGCAGTCGAAATCAGGAAAGGCCCTCGACCTCGGCTGCGGGACGGGCAACTATACCCTTGAGCTGAAGAAGAGGGGCTTCGACGTGATCGGCCTGGATGCCAGTGAGGGCATGCTTGGCGTGGCACGCTCCAAAGGGCTGAACTGCATAAAAGGCGACGCCTACAGTCTACCCTTTCCAGATGAGAGCTTTGACCTTGTTCTCAGCGTCACGATGTTCGAGTTCATTTACGAGCCCGAGATTGTTGTTGCTGAGATAAGCCGCGTCCTGAAGCCCGGAGGGGAGGTCATCATCGGGACGATGAACGGACGGAGCGCGTGGTTCCTCTTCAAGAGACTTAAGAGCCTGTTTGTGGAGACCGCTTACAGGTACGCTCGCTTCTATACTCCAGGGGGGCTTGAAGACCTGCTCAGAGACGCCGGCTTTACGGATGTCCGGAGCGGTGGGGTGATATTCTTCCCATCTTTCTGGCCGTTCCACGGCCTTGCCGAGAGCCTCGACAGAAAGCTCCACCACCGTTGCAAGGACATTGCGGCTTTTATAGCGGTCAGGGGCGTGAAGCCTTGA
- a CDS encoding ParB/RepB/Spo0J family partition protein codes for MRRIRLITREEAWKRAERIKREYEAIYGIKFELEAAFIPLASVVPTQAALSEVKLLVVLQEIKHGYNAPVIVIPHGSRYYLIDGHHRAFALKKLGFDEVEAILIRPEGEFMPGVAKTAEKEGLKRLEDVKIVRD; via the coding sequence TTGAGACGGATAAGGCTGATAACACGTGAGGAGGCGTGGAAGCGGGCCGAGCGGATAAAACGGGAATACGAAGCAATTTACGGCATTAAATTTGAACTTGAGGCCGCGTTTATACCCCTCGCCAGCGTTGTGCCCACCCAGGCGGCGCTGAGCGAGGTCAAACTTCTGGTCGTTCTTCAGGAGATAAAGCACGGCTACAACGCCCCGGTTATAGTCATACCACACGGGAGCAGATACTACCTCATAGACGGCCACCACAGGGCTTTTGCCCTGAAGAAGCTGGGCTTTGACGAGGTTGAGGCCATCCTCATCAGGCCGGAGGGTGAATTCATGCCCGGTGTTGCCAAAACGGCAGAGAAGGAGGGATTAAAAAGGCTCGAAGACGTAAAAATAGTGAGGGATTAA
- a CDS encoding methyltransferase domain-containing protein — protein MLSGITEEKIRETVDMIKRGLDERKLRAKLGEDWELIAEIARARIRARDKFSREDLWMDLEGLRYATHEVVAKYRAERLREFGVKSVADVSCGIGIQLIFYAMKVEKAYGIDIDPLKVEFARRNAKRYGVHNIEFINADSLSKDTVEKVDAEVIFSDPARPPEMPERKLEDLLPSPLEVYEAYKSKTDAFIFDLPPQMRRERVPWEGEFEYIDLFGALNRLTFYTEPLARAERSAVILPAGARIESDPDLENIVEWAERPGQYLYEIPQSVDYADLINELFHVLDADAKMLLREKRRVLATGNEEVRSPYLKRTYAVVGIVPFHPVRINDFLRREGFGRATLRISVPEGEYWKVRKRIEANLKGERRAFIFQFGKMAIIAEGL, from the coding sequence ATGCTCAGCGGGATTACCGAGGAAAAAATTAGAGAAACCGTGGACATGATAAAGCGAGGTTTAGACGAGAGGAAGCTCCGCGCCAAGCTCGGTGAGGACTGGGAGCTCATAGCCGAGATAGCCCGGGCCAGAATAAGGGCAAGGGACAAGTTCTCCAGAGAAGATCTCTGGATGGATCTGGAAGGCCTGCGCTACGCCACCCACGAGGTCGTGGCAAAATACCGCGCCGAACGTCTGAGGGAGTTTGGCGTCAAAAGCGTTGCCGATGTTTCCTGCGGGATAGGGATACAGCTCATATTCTACGCGATGAAGGTCGAGAAGGCATATGGAATCGACATCGACCCCCTAAAGGTGGAGTTCGCGCGGAGGAACGCCAAGCGCTATGGGGTTCACAACATCGAGTTCATAAACGCCGATTCACTCAGTAAAGATACCGTCGAGAAGGTTGATGCTGAGGTAATATTCTCGGACCCGGCGAGACCGCCCGAAATGCCCGAGAGGAAACTGGAAGACCTCCTGCCGAGTCCCCTGGAGGTATACGAAGCTTACAAATCCAAAACTGACGCCTTCATCTTCGACCTGCCCCCCCAGATGAGGCGCGAGAGGGTTCCCTGGGAGGGAGAGTTCGAGTACATAGACCTCTTCGGTGCACTCAACAGGCTGACCTTTTACACAGAACCCCTGGCAAGGGCAGAGAGGAGCGCCGTCATCCTGCCCGCTGGAGCGAGGATTGAGAGCGACCCAGACTTGGAGAACATAGTCGAATGGGCAGAAAGGCCCGGCCAGTACCTCTACGAGATTCCCCAGAGCGTTGACTACGCCGATTTGATAAACGAGCTGTTCCATGTATTGGATGCGGACGCAAAGATGCTCCTCCGCGAGAAGAGGCGCGTTCTGGCGACGGGCAACGAGGAAGTCAGAAGCCCCTACCTCAAGAGAACCTACGCCGTTGTGGGCATCGTGCCTTTCCATCCGGTCAGGATAAACGACTTTCTCAGGAGAGAGGGCTTCGGAAGGGCGACCCTCAGGATAAGCGTGCCCGAAGGGGAGTACTGGAAGGTCAGGAAAAGGATAGAGGCAAACTTGAAGGGAGAAAGAAGGGCTTTCATCTTCCAGTTCGGAAAGATGGCGATAATAGCGGAGGGACTATAG
- a CDS encoding MTH1187 family thiamine-binding protein — protein sequence MAVAEICLFPLGTGSPSVGGYLEPVMDVIRKSGLKHRVCPMGTVVEGSVEEILELVKACHEAILKAGAERVIISLRIDDRTDKPLTIEGKMRV from the coding sequence ATGGCGGTCGCTGAGATATGCCTCTTTCCGCTCGGGACGGGGAGCCCAAGCGTCGGGGGATACCTTGAGCCGGTTATGGATGTTATCAGAAAGAGCGGGCTTAAGCACCGGGTCTGTCCGATGGGAACGGTCGTTGAGGGTTCAGTGGAGGAAATCCTTGAGCTGGTGAAAGCCTGTCACGAGGCTATCCTCAAAGCGGGGGCAGAGAGGGTCATCATAAGCCTTAGAATAGACGATAGAACCGATAAGCCCCTGACGATCGAGGGCAAGATGAGGGTGTGA
- a CDS encoding peptide transporter: protein MVKTKIKEKRKKKGEKTSLPEYYRKFKAYGLPLIVLILAYAGFRIRNITSNYKTFLDPDTFFHYEMYRQAITEWIPRYFAYADPPAGIKAGGYLGLYTIQAVFYKIVSVFGYDQLGAFKLWPPFVGAMTIIGVYLLGKKLHSNWAGLWAAAFMMFSYANFSKTYSGNNRGEGPFMMFFIFAVFFLLVYLDEREWNWKKALGGVMFLVTSVLYMAAWTGSTFGVSILLLFAGITVVVLFIFGMVDALRLFVRDFFPLYGLSLLTGMALSYTGFVGIRWFLIFALEGFIALSALTVIMLYGERAGLNYSDKKHRFGVVAGIAIFAALAFYGYFGKDLFKFLGAATQSNPLYQTVAELAKTDWNTITTYYSVKTKDAIIFILSAVGFLIVAARFVRKLTKNDLTGHKEIFLVTYYLGSLYLLLLAVRFVFQASGAILLLAGVAVGEAFLFVENMKESVTTKALYALLLMLLFLPLPLIGAQYMESVATNYAKSQGSVPAEWVNSLNWLKENSNPLDSATSWWDYGYWIESSLLSHRRSATDGGHAYDRRYIVADFFSHYGNESEQDFEAWELNYLIVWQQDIYKFNAISYLGGAITYGEYKSNPMFQVIPAQYIQYSNESGRAVVYINTGKYAYQPVLTIDLTKGQVIQGRGDIPYVLYVFQGYGLLAYRKIAFSNFVRLAFQIPFSFEPWDAQMLFANFKPVHRDGGVSTYEFRPFAVYRIDKFENGTWKAFYSTLGGGKLPLGEQKLRLWISAFGRDVKDATLIFEAYNGSVLVKREILAEGINMNHLNETPIEVSLTIPNATKYRFLLIQDGPVGVLNGPVYVNGKLVNPSYVLKEGESGELKLTAAFREERTVGLYLRASVVYYIAPNGKDIYQEKFYLEPHQDIVTYVPVKSDISVVPGDNEITVQASMPEGVFDAYIQKLYQKYGEDKVVIVRKRVEPVFITKKEYVVWEG from the coding sequence ATGGTGAAAACGAAAATTAAGGAGAAACGAAAGAAGAAAGGGGAGAAAACTTCCCTTCCCGAGTACTATCGGAAGTTCAAGGCCTATGGCCTCCCCCTGATAGTCCTCATACTGGCCTACGCCGGCTTCAGGATAAGAAACATCACCTCAAACTACAAGACCTTCCTCGACCCGGATACCTTCTTCCACTACGAGATGTACCGCCAGGCAATAACCGAGTGGATTCCTAGGTACTTTGCCTACGCCGATCCGCCGGCTGGAATAAAGGCAGGCGGCTACCTCGGGCTCTACACAATTCAGGCGGTATTTTACAAAATCGTCTCGGTATTCGGCTACGACCAGCTTGGGGCGTTCAAGCTCTGGCCGCCGTTCGTCGGGGCGATGACCATCATAGGAGTCTATCTCCTCGGAAAGAAGCTCCACTCAAACTGGGCCGGCCTCTGGGCGGCAGCGTTCATGATGTTCTCCTACGCCAACTTCAGCAAGACATACTCCGGCAACAACCGTGGCGAAGGGCCATTCATGATGTTCTTCATCTTCGCGGTGTTCTTCCTCCTGGTCTACCTCGATGAGAGGGAGTGGAACTGGAAGAAAGCCCTGGGCGGTGTGATGTTCCTCGTAACCAGCGTCCTGTACATGGCGGCGTGGACCGGAAGCACCTTTGGCGTCAGCATACTGCTCCTCTTCGCGGGCATCACTGTAGTGGTATTGTTCATATTCGGAATGGTAGACGCCCTAAGGCTTTTTGTCAGAGACTTCTTCCCGCTTTATGGTCTTTCACTACTCACCGGCATGGCACTATCTTACACAGGCTTCGTAGGAATAAGATGGTTTCTGATATTTGCCCTAGAGGGATTCATTGCACTCAGTGCTCTCACTGTGATAATGCTCTACGGGGAAAGAGCTGGCTTAAATTACTCGGACAAGAAGCACAGATTTGGAGTTGTGGCAGGTATAGCCATCTTTGCCGCCCTAGCATTTTACGGATATTTTGGAAAAGACCTGTTCAAGTTCCTAGGGGCAGCCACACAGTCAAATCCCCTCTACCAGACGGTGGCAGAGCTTGCGAAGACAGACTGGAACACAATAACCACATACTACAGCGTCAAAACAAAGGACGCCATAATCTTCATACTCTCCGCTGTTGGGTTCCTTATAGTAGCCGCAAGGTTCGTTAGGAAGCTCACCAAGAACGACCTCACCGGTCACAAGGAGATATTCCTGGTCACATACTACCTTGGCTCCCTCTACCTTCTCCTCCTCGCGGTTCGTTTCGTGTTCCAGGCCTCTGGAGCGATACTCCTGCTGGCGGGTGTTGCGGTTGGTGAGGCCTTCCTCTTTGTGGAGAACATGAAGGAGAGTGTAACAACGAAGGCACTCTACGCCCTCCTTCTGATGCTCCTCTTCCTGCCCCTGCCTCTTATAGGTGCCCAGTACATGGAAAGCGTTGCCACCAATTATGCTAAATCCCAGGGCTCCGTTCCAGCGGAGTGGGTCAACTCCCTCAACTGGCTCAAGGAGAACAGCAATCCCCTCGACAGCGCCACCAGCTGGTGGGACTACGGCTACTGGATTGAGTCAAGTCTTCTCAGCCACAGGAGAAGCGCCACCGATGGTGGTCACGCATACGACAGGCGTTACATCGTTGCGGACTTCTTCTCCCACTACGGCAACGAGAGCGAGCAGGACTTTGAAGCCTGGGAGCTGAACTACCTGATCGTCTGGCAGCAGGACATATACAAGTTCAACGCCATAAGCTACCTCGGCGGTGCGATAACATACGGCGAGTACAAGAGCAATCCGATGTTCCAGGTCATACCTGCCCAGTACATCCAGTACTCCAATGAGAGCGGAAGGGCCGTTGTCTACATAAACACAGGGAAGTACGCCTACCAGCCGGTACTGACGATAGACCTCACCAAGGGGCAGGTCATACAGGGCAGGGGCGATATACCCTATGTCCTATATGTCTTCCAGGGCTACGGGCTTCTGGCGTATCGGAAGATAGCCTTCAGCAACTTCGTGAGGCTGGCGTTCCAGATACCGTTCTCCTTCGAACCGTGGGACGCCCAGATGCTCTTTGCCAACTTCAAGCCGGTTCACAGGGACGGCGGAGTTTCGACCTACGAGTTCAGGCCGTTTGCAGTTTACAGGATCGACAAGTTCGAGAACGGAACGTGGAAGGCCTTCTACAGCACACTCGGCGGTGGAAAACTCCCGCTGGGAGAACAGAAGTTGAGGCTCTGGATATCTGCCTTTGGCAGGGACGTCAAGGACGCAACCCTCATCTTCGAGGCATACAACGGTAGCGTGCTGGTGAAGAGGGAAATCCTAGCTGAAGGCATCAACATGAACCACCTCAACGAGACTCCCATCGAGGTCAGCCTGACCATACCCAACGCCACCAAGTACCGCTTCCTCCTAATTCAGGATGGTCCCGTCGGAGTGCTCAATGGTCCGGTTTACGTCAACGGGAAACTCGTCAACCCCAGCTACGTCCTCAAGGAGGGAGAAAGTGGGGAGCTTAAACTCACCGCCGCCTTCAGGGAGGAGCGCACGGTTGGCCTCTACCTCAGGGCAAGCGTCGTCTACTACATCGCGCCCAACGGAAAGGACATCTATCAGGAGAAGTTCTACCTCGAACCCCACCAGGACATTGTAACCTACGTGCCTGTCAAGAGTGACATAAGCGTCGTCCCGGGAGACAACGAGATAACCGTTCAGGCATCGATGCCCGAGGGTGTCTTTGACGCATACATCCAAAAGCTCTACCAGAAGTACGGTGAGGACAAGGTCGTCATCGTCAGAAAGAGGGTAGAGCCCGTCTTTATAACAAAGAAGGAGTACGTGGTCTGGGAGGGTTAA
- a CDS encoding ubiquitin-like small modifier protein 1, producing the protein MRVKFYATFRELMGTKEVEVHGVKTVRELIEYLAEHYSPEIRKQLLETERVAEGKPVDGMILVNGHNVLHLKGLDTELEEDDEVHIFPPAGGG; encoded by the coding sequence ATGAGGGTCAAATTTTACGCGACGTTTAGGGAGCTCATGGGCACTAAGGAAGTGGAGGTTCACGGTGTAAAAACGGTTCGCGAGCTCATAGAATACCTGGCCGAACACTACAGTCCGGAGATCAGAAAACAGCTACTGGAAACTGAGCGTGTTGCGGAAGGGAAGCCCGTTGACGGCATGATACTGGTTAACGGACACAACGTGCTCCACCTGAAAGGGCTTGACACTGAACTCGAAGAGGACGATGAGGTTCATATATTTCCGCCCGCCGGTGGTGGTTGA
- the glmS gene encoding glutamine--fructose-6-phosphate transaminase (isomerizing), with amino-acid sequence MCGIIGYIGDGRASRIIVKGLKRLEYRGYDSAGIVTEEDGKLYIKKGAGRIDELSKELGFPEMPGKRGIGHTRWATHGIPNDINAHPQTDCTGKIALVHNGIIENYRELREELLKRGHRFDSDTDTEVIAHLIEDELKSGGSFEEAMRRALLRLKGSFALGIIYTEEPDKLYFVRNESPLVLGIGEGENFAASDVPAFLEYTNRVVFLDDREYAIIGKDFWVVKNLDSGETVEKPVQKIGWSLEMAEKAGYPHFMLKEIYEQPRAIRDALHGNAGIIRSVAEEVARYEKIFIVAMGTSYHAGLVAKYLFQRLAKKVPIVEDASEFRYEFEDLVDENTLVIAITQSGETADTLAAMKLAKRKGAKVLAIVNVVGSMATRIADLTLYTHAGPEIGVAATKTYTTQLTVLTMLAIELARVLGTAGEEYLERLEMELNTVPELVERVLKHDGSLRELAEYLREKRDFFYIGRGISVPTALEGALKLKEISYIHAEGLSAGELKHGPLALLEDGVPVVAIAPGGKTFDKVVSNIEESKARGAYIISIGNRDDLGKVSDVFVKMPEMDELLTPIVYAVPLQLLAYHLAVLRGNDPDKPRNLAKSVTVE; translated from the coding sequence ATGTGCGGTATAATCGGCTATATCGGAGACGGCAGAGCCTCCCGGATCATTGTCAAGGGGCTAAAAAGGCTCGAATACAGGGGCTACGACTCCGCAGGAATAGTTACGGAAGAGGATGGGAAGCTCTACATAAAGAAAGGAGCCGGGAGGATAGACGAACTCTCTAAAGAACTCGGCTTTCCTGAAATGCCCGGCAAAAGGGGAATTGGACACACCCGTTGGGCCACACACGGGATTCCAAACGACATTAATGCCCATCCCCAGACTGACTGCACCGGCAAGATTGCCCTCGTCCACAACGGCATAATCGAGAACTACCGCGAACTCCGTGAGGAGCTTCTTAAACGTGGCCACCGTTTTGACAGCGACACAGATACTGAGGTCATAGCTCACCTTATAGAAGACGAACTCAAATCAGGTGGGAGCTTTGAGGAAGCAATGAGGAGGGCACTCCTCAGGCTCAAAGGCTCATTCGCGCTCGGCATAATATACACCGAGGAGCCGGACAAACTGTACTTCGTGAGAAACGAGAGTCCCCTAGTGCTTGGGATCGGAGAGGGGGAGAACTTCGCCGCGAGCGACGTTCCGGCCTTCCTCGAGTACACGAACAGGGTTGTTTTTCTGGACGACAGGGAGTACGCTATCATCGGAAAGGACTTCTGGGTGGTTAAGAATCTCGACAGTGGCGAAACCGTCGAAAAACCGGTCCAGAAGATAGGGTGGAGCCTTGAAATGGCGGAAAAAGCCGGCTATCCCCACTTCATGCTCAAGGAGATATACGAACAGCCGAGGGCCATAAGGGACGCCCTCCACGGAAACGCCGGGATAATCCGCTCGGTGGCGGAGGAGGTGGCCAGATACGAGAAGATATTCATAGTGGCCATGGGCACTTCGTATCACGCCGGCTTAGTTGCCAAGTACCTCTTCCAGAGGCTCGCCAAGAAGGTTCCAATCGTTGAGGATGCCAGCGAGTTCCGCTACGAGTTCGAAGACCTGGTGGATGAGAACACCCTAGTCATAGCCATAACCCAGAGCGGGGAAACGGCAGATACCCTCGCGGCCATGAAGCTGGCCAAAAGGAAGGGCGCAAAAGTTCTCGCGATAGTCAACGTTGTCGGGAGCATGGCGACCAGAATAGCGGATTTGACGCTCTACACCCACGCCGGGCCCGAGATAGGCGTCGCAGCAACAAAAACCTACACTACCCAGCTGACGGTCCTCACGATGCTCGCCATCGAGCTGGCGAGGGTTCTCGGAACCGCTGGGGAGGAGTACCTCGAAAGGCTGGAGATGGAACTCAACACCGTCCCGGAACTTGTTGAGAGGGTTCTCAAACATGATGGATCGCTGAGAGAGCTGGCTGAGTATCTCAGGGAAAAGAGGGACTTCTTCTACATCGGTAGGGGCATAAGCGTTCCAACGGCTCTTGAGGGGGCGCTCAAGCTCAAGGAGATAAGCTACATCCACGCGGAGGGATTAAGCGCCGGTGAGCTGAAGCACGGCCCCCTGGCACTCCTTGAGGACGGCGTTCCCGTGGTCGCCATAGCGCCCGGCGGAAAGACCTTTGACAAGGTGGTCTCGAACATCGAGGAATCCAAGGCGAGGGGGGCGTACATAATAAGCATCGGAAACAGGGACGACTTGGGAAAGGTCTCTGACGTTTTTGTCAAGATGCCTGAAATGGACGAGCTCCTCACGCCTATAGTCTACGCTGTTCCACTCCAGCTCCTAGCCTATCATCTGGCTGTTCTGAGGGGCAACGACCCCGACAAGCCGAGAAACCTGGCCAAATCTGTCACCGTTGAATGA
- a CDS encoding HEPN domain-containing protein: MKEDAREWFHKGDEDLKAAKILYREGLYALSCFHSQQAIEKYLKAFLVEKEQEISKTHNLKFLINECRNIDPAFVELLKRGVHYLTEYAVEVRYPGIYVPEKEDAEEALKLAEFSREFIAGKLRINSL; encoded by the coding sequence ATGAAGGAAGATGCCCGGGAATGGTTCCATAAGGGGGACGAGGACTTAAAAGCTGCCAAGATACTTTACAGGGAGGGTTTATATGCCCTATCCTGCTTTCACTCCCAGCAGGCCATTGAGAAATATTTGAAGGCCTTCCTTGTCGAGAAGGAGCAAGAGATATCCAAGACGCACAACTTGAAGTTCCTGATCAACGAATGCAGGAATATTGACCCTGCCTTTGTCGAGCTCCTGAAAAGAGGGGTACACTACCTAACTGAATATGCGGTTGAAGTCAGGTATCCCGGCATTTATGTGCCAGAAAAAGAGGACGCGGAGGAAGCCCTGAAGCTTGCCGAGTTCTCAAGGGAGTTCATCGCAGGGAAGTTAAGGATCAATTCCCTTTAA